From the genome of Bosea sp. Tri-49, one region includes:
- a CDS encoding alpha/beta fold hydrolase: protein MTTDYEIFELGDLALQRGATLRNAKLAYKTFGTLNAAKDNAIVYPTWYSGQHYDNEWLVGRSMALDPDKYFIIIPNMFGNGLSSSPSNTPEPYNAARFPRVTACDNVRAQHRLVTEHFGIEHLRLVTGWSMGGLQTFHWGALYPDMMDLLAPFCGSAKCSRHNFVFLEGVKAALTADDAFRDGWYVDKPHKGLRAAARVYAGWGFSQAFYREELDIRTLGYSSLEDFLVAFWEGFFLDRDPNNLLAMLWTWQNGDISANELYNGDYKAALGAIKAKTYVMPGQTDLYFPPEDSRNEVANMPNASFVPIPSIWGHFAGGPGTNPVDIKFLDDQLKELLAS, encoded by the coding sequence ATGACCACCGACTACGAGATCTTCGAGCTGGGCGATCTTGCCCTTCAGCGTGGTGCGACGCTGCGCAACGCCAAGCTGGCCTACAAGACCTTCGGCACGCTCAACGCGGCCAAGGACAACGCCATCGTCTACCCGACCTGGTATTCCGGTCAGCACTACGACAATGAATGGCTGGTCGGTCGCAGCATGGCGCTCGATCCCGACAAGTACTTCATCATCATCCCCAATATGTTCGGCAACGGGCTGTCCTCGTCGCCGAGCAACACGCCCGAGCCCTACAACGCTGCCCGTTTTCCGAGGGTGACGGCCTGCGACAACGTCCGCGCGCAGCACCGGCTGGTGACCGAGCATTTCGGGATCGAGCATCTGCGGCTCGTCACCGGCTGGTCGATGGGCGGGCTGCAGACCTTCCATTGGGGCGCGCTCTATCCCGACATGATGGATCTGCTCGCGCCGTTCTGCGGCTCGGCGAAATGCTCCCGCCACAACTTCGTCTTCCTCGAAGGCGTGAAGGCGGCGCTGACGGCGGACGATGCCTTCCGCGACGGCTGGTATGTCGACAAGCCGCACAAGGGCTTGCGCGCCGCAGCGCGGGTCTATGCCGGCTGGGGTTTCTCGCAGGCCTTCTATCGCGAGGAGCTGGACATCAGGACGCTGGGATACAGCTCGCTCGAGGATTTCCTGGTCGCCTTCTGGGAGGGCTTCTTCCTCGATCGGGATCCCAACAATCTGCTGGCCATGCTGTGGACCTGGCAGAACGGCGATATCTCGGCCAACGAGCTCTACAATGGCGACTACAAGGCCGCGCTCGGCGCGATCAAGGCGAAGACCTATGTCATGCCCGGCCAGACGGACCTGTATTTCCCGCCGGAAGACAGCCGCAACGAGGTCGCCAACATGCCGAATGCGAGCTTCGTCCCGATTCCGTCGATCTGGGGGCATTTCGCCGGTGGGCCGGGCACCAATCCTGTCGACATCAAGTTCCTCGACGACCAGCTCAAGGAACTCCTCGCATCCTGA
- a CDS encoding vitamin B12-dependent ribonucleotide reductase, with product MRIERRHTTAGQSPYSAIPFRSAVSEIRNPDGSIVFRLEGIEVPDAWSQVASDVLAQKYFRKAGVPAHSKKVEENDVPSFLWRSVPDEAALAKLPEAERFGSEISSKQVFDRLAGCWTYWGWKGGYFSSEEDAHAFHDELRFMLASQMVAPNSPQWFNTGLHWAYGIDGPSQGHFYVDFKTGKLVKSKSSYEHPQPHACFIQGVQDDLVNEGGIMDLWVREARLFKYGSGTGSNFSMLRGEGEKLAGGGRSSGLMSFLKIGDRAAGAIKSGGTTRRAAKMVVVDVDHPDIETYIDWKVKEEQKVAALVAGSKIVQKAMKAVMKACVNCEAADDACFDPEKNPALKREIKLARKALVPDNYIKRVIQFAKQGYTEIQFDTYDTDWDSEAYLTVSGQNSNNSVSLTDDFLRAVETDGDWNLIGRTTGKVTKTLKARDLWEKIGYAAWASADPGLHFNTTMNDWHTSPASGRIRASNPCSEYMFLDDTACNLASANLLQFYDRQTKAFDVAGYEHLCRLWTIVLEISVTMAQFPSKEIAELSYEYRTLGLGYANIGGLLMTMGLGYDSDEGRALAGGLTAIMTGVAYATSAEMAGELGPFPGYKKNAQHMLRVIRNHRVAAHGQASGYEGLQVTPVPLDHATLERLGGSSATVSERAKASWDEALALGEKHGYRNAQSTVIAPTGTIGLVMDCDTTGIEPDFALVKFKKLAGGGYFKIINGAVPDALRALGYREADIAEIEAYAVGHGSMKQAPAVNPGSLRAKGFSDEKIEAVEKGLKSAFDIKFVFNKWTLGEDFLIGTLGVPAEKLNDMSFELLPFLGFSKAEIEAANVHVCGAMTLEGAPHLKKEHYNVFDCANPCGRIGKRYLSVESHIRMMAAAQPFISGAISKTINMPNDATVEDCKSAYLLSWKLALKANALYRDGSKLSQPLNSALIADEDDDADDATEALYQQPQAARATQIAEKIVERIVERVERVRDREKMPARRTGYIQKAVVGGHKVYVHTGEYSDGRLGEIFIDMHKEGAAFRAMMNNFAIAVSLGLQYGVPLEEYVEAFTFTRFEPSGFVQGNQSIKNATSILDYVFRELAISYLGRHDLAHVDPSEIGHDVMGSGVEQGKAPDAAGPITSTPLASSGFRRGKPINLLAIQGGAAANDAVARSTSSAMGLATAGATALKEEPEEFGEAEMSKLGFAAPAAQPTASERRAEAIMKGYVGDSCGECGNFTLVRNGTCLKCNTCGSTTGCS from the coding sequence ATGCGCATCGAGCGCCGCCATACCACCGCCGGCCAGTCGCCCTATTCGGCGATCCCCTTCCGCTCGGCGGTGAGCGAGATCCGCAATCCCGATGGTTCGATCGTCTTCCGGCTCGAGGGCATCGAGGTGCCGGACGCCTGGTCGCAGGTGGCGAGCGACGTGCTCGCGCAGAAGTATTTCCGCAAGGCCGGCGTGCCGGCGCATTCGAAGAAGGTCGAGGAGAACGACGTCCCGTCCTTCCTCTGGCGTTCGGTTCCCGACGAGGCTGCACTCGCCAAGCTGCCGGAGGCTGAGCGCTTCGGCTCCGAGATCTCGTCCAAGCAGGTCTTCGACCGGCTCGCCGGCTGCTGGACCTATTGGGGCTGGAAGGGCGGCTATTTCTCCTCGGAGGAGGATGCCCACGCCTTCCACGACGAGCTGCGCTTCATGCTGGCCTCGCAGATGGTCGCGCCGAATTCGCCGCAATGGTTCAACACCGGCCTGCATTGGGCCTATGGCATAGACGGGCCGAGCCAGGGCCATTTCTACGTCGACTTCAAGACCGGCAAGCTGGTGAAGTCGAAGTCGAGCTACGAGCATCCGCAGCCGCATGCCTGCTTCATCCAGGGCGTGCAGGACGACCTCGTCAACGAGGGCGGCATCATGGATTTGTGGGTGCGCGAGGCGCGCCTCTTTAAGTATGGCTCCGGCACCGGCTCGAACTTCTCGATGCTGCGCGGCGAAGGCGAGAAGCTCGCCGGCGGCGGCCGTTCCTCGGGCCTGATGTCCTTCCTCAAGATCGGTGACCGTGCTGCCGGCGCGATCAAGTCGGGCGGCACCACCCGCCGCGCCGCCAAGATGGTGGTGGTCGACGTCGATCACCCCGATATCGAGACCTATATCGACTGGAAGGTGAAGGAGGAGCAGAAGGTCGCGGCTTTGGTCGCCGGCTCCAAGATCGTCCAGAAGGCGATGAAGGCGGTGATGAAGGCCTGTGTGAACTGCGAGGCCGCCGACGATGCCTGCTTCGATCCCGAGAAGAACCCGGCGCTGAAGCGCGAGATCAAGCTCGCCCGCAAGGCGCTGGTTCCGGACAACTACATCAAGCGCGTCATCCAGTTCGCCAAGCAGGGCTATACCGAGATCCAGTTCGACACCTACGACACCGACTGGGATTCGGAGGCCTATCTCACCGTCTCCGGCCAGAACTCAAACAACTCGGTCTCGCTGACCGACGATTTTCTGCGCGCAGTGGAAACGGATGGGGACTGGAACCTCATCGGCCGCACCACCGGCAAGGTCACCAAGACCCTGAAGGCGCGCGACCTCTGGGAGAAGATCGGCTACGCCGCCTGGGCTTCGGCCGATCCCGGCCTGCACTTCAACACCACGATGAACGACTGGCACACCAGCCCGGCCTCGGGACGCATCCGCGCCTCGAACCCGTGTTCTGAGTACATGTTCCTCGACGACACCGCCTGCAACCTGGCCTCGGCCAACCTGCTGCAGTTCTACGATCGGCAGACCAAAGCCTTCGACGTCGCCGGTTACGAGCATCTCTGCCGGCTCTGGACGATCGTCCTCGAGATCTCGGTGACGATGGCGCAGTTCCCCTCGAAGGAAATCGCCGAACTCTCCTATGAGTACCGCACGCTCGGTCTCGGCTACGCCAATATCGGCGGCCTGCTGATGACCATGGGCCTCGGCTACGACAGCGACGAGGGCAGGGCGCTCGCCGGCGGCCTGACCGCGATCATGACCGGCGTCGCCTATGCGACCTCGGCCGAGATGGCGGGCGAACTCGGCCCGTTCCCGGGCTACAAGAAGAACGCCCAGCACATGCTGCGCGTCATCCGCAACCACCGCGTCGCGGCCCATGGCCAAGCCTCCGGCTATGAGGGCCTGCAAGTCACGCCGGTGCCGCTCGACCATGCGACGCTGGAGCGCCTCGGCGGCTCCTCGGCGACGGTGTCGGAGCGGGCCAAGGCGAGCTGGGACGAGGCGCTCGCGCTCGGCGAGAAGCACGGCTACCGCAACGCCCAGTCGACCGTGATCGCGCCGACCGGCACGATCGGCCTGGTGATGGACTGCGACACCACCGGCATCGAGCCCGACTTCGCGCTGGTTAAGTTCAAGAAGCTCGCCGGCGGCGGCTACTTCAAGATCATCAACGGCGCGGTTCCGGACGCGCTGCGCGCGCTGGGCTATCGCGAGGCGGATATTGCCGAGATCGAGGCCTATGCCGTCGGCCATGGCTCGATGAAGCAGGCGCCCGCCGTCAATCCCGGCTCGCTCCGGGCCAAGGGCTTCAGCGACGAGAAGATCGAGGCGGTCGAGAAGGGGCTGAAGAGCGCCTTCGACATCAAGTTCGTCTTCAACAAGTGGACGCTGGGCGAGGACTTTCTCATCGGTACGCTGGGCGTCCCGGCCGAGAAGCTGAACGACATGTCGTTCGAGCTCCTGCCCTTCCTCGGCTTCAGCAAGGCCGAGATCGAAGCCGCCAACGTCCATGTCTGCGGGGCGATGACGCTGGAAGGCGCGCCGCACCTGAAGAAAGAGCACTACAACGTCTTCGACTGCGCCAATCCCTGCGGGCGCATCGGCAAGCGCTATCTCTCGGTCGAGAGCCATATCCGCATGATGGCGGCGGCGCAGCCCTTCATCTCGGGGGCGATCTCCAAGACCATCAACATGCCGAACGATGCCACCGTCGAGGACTGCAAGAGCGCCTATCTGCTCTCCTGGAAGCTGGCGCTGAAGGCGAACGCGCTCTATCGCGACGGTTCGAAGCTGTCGCAGCCGCTGAACTCGGCCCTGATCGCCGACGAGGATGACGACGCGGACGACGCGACCGAGGCGCTCTACCAGCAGCCGCAGGCGGCGCGCGCCACGCAGATCGCCGAGAAGATCGTCGAGCGCATCGTCGAGCGGGTCGAGCGGGTGCGCGACCGCGAGAAGATGCCGGCGCGTCGCACCGGCTACATTCAGAAGGCGGTGGTCGGCGGCCACAAGGTCTATGTCCACACCGGCGAGTATTCCGACGGGCGCCTCGGCGAGATCTTCATCGACATGCACAAGGAGGGCGCGGCCTTCCGGGCGATGATGAACAACTTCGCCATCGCGGTCTCGCTCGGCCTGCAATACGGCGTGCCGCTGGAGGAATATGTCGAGGCCTTCACCTTCACCCGCTTCGAGCCCTCGGGCTTCGTGCAGGGCAACCAGTCGATCAAGAACGCGACCTCGATCCTCGACTACGTCTTCCGCGAGCTGGCGATCTCCTATCTCGGCCGGCACGACCTCGCCCATGTCGATCCCAGCGAGATCGGCCATGACGTGATGGGCAGCGGTGTCGAGCAGGGCAAGGCGCCGGATGCGGCCGGGCCGATCACCTCGACCCCGCTGGCCTCCTCGGGCTTCCGCCGCGGCAAGCCGATCAACTTGCTCGCCATCCAGGGCGGGGCGGCGGCCAACGATGCGGTCGCCCGCTCGACCAGCAGCGCCATGGGCCTCGCCACCGCCGGCGCGACCGCGCTGAAGGAGGAGCCGGAGGAATTCGGAGAGGCCGAGATGAGCAAGCTCGGCTTCGCCGCGCCCGCCGCCCAGCCGACCGCGTCCGAGCGCCGGGCCGAGGCGATCATGAAGGGCTATGTCGGCGACAGCTGCGGCGAATGCGGCAACTTCACACTGGTGCGCAACGGCACCTGTTTGAAGTGCAACACGTGTGGCTCGACGACTGGGTGTTCGTGA
- a CDS encoding NADH:ubiquinone oxidoreductase subunit NDUFA12 has translation MNQTLLQIFTWWNGQTMGTRFHTWRFGEKVGEDEFGNIYYRTKGGKKDKALGIQRRWVVYNGPAEASMIPPGWNGWLHHTVDVAPSEEKYVAREWQKPHQPNHTGTALAYRPKGSTLGDNETPAATGDYQAWTPGR, from the coding sequence ATGAACCAGACCCTGCTCCAGATCTTCACCTGGTGGAACGGCCAGACCATGGGCACGCGCTTCCACACCTGGCGCTTCGGCGAGAAGGTCGGCGAGGACGAGTTCGGCAACATCTACTACCGCACCAAGGGCGGCAAGAAGGACAAGGCGCTCGGCATCCAGCGCCGCTGGGTCGTCTATAATGGCCCGGCCGAGGCCTCGATGATTCCGCCCGGCTGGAATGGCTGGCTGCATCACACCGTCGACGTCGCCCCGTCCGAGGAAAAATACGTCGCCCGCGAGTGGCAGAAGCCGCACCAGCCGAACCACACCGGCACGGCGCTGGCCTACCGCCCGAAGGGCTCGACGCTCGGCGACAACGAGACCCCGGCCGCGACCGGCGACTACCAAGCCTGGACGCCCGGCCGCTGA
- a CDS encoding CbbQ/NirQ/NorQ/GpvN family protein translates to MTNLDAYRIAKEPFYRSVGGEVRLFEAAYRSRMPVMLKGPTGCGKTRFVEHMAWRLGRPLITVSCHEDMTASDLVGRYLLDAEGTVWHDGPLTLAVRQGAICYLDEIVEARQDTTVVIHSLTDDRRILPLEKKNEVVKAHPDFQVVISYNPGYQSVLKDLKESTKQRFAAIPFDYPEAAGEAEIVMREAGSDKRTAETLVRIGARSRNLKGRGLDEGASTRMLVNAALLVAAGVPIMEACQVALVIPITDDDDLRDALTGAIAACV, encoded by the coding sequence GTGACTAATCTCGACGCTTACCGCATCGCCAAGGAACCGTTCTACCGCTCGGTCGGAGGCGAAGTCAGACTGTTCGAGGCTGCTTATCGCAGCCGAATGCCGGTGATGCTGAAAGGGCCGACCGGCTGCGGCAAGACCCGCTTCGTCGAGCACATGGCCTGGCGCCTCGGCCGGCCGCTGATCACCGTGTCGTGCCATGAGGACATGACCGCCTCGGACCTCGTCGGGCGCTATCTGCTCGATGCCGAGGGCACGGTCTGGCACGACGGGCCGCTGACGCTGGCAGTTCGTCAGGGCGCGATCTGCTATCTCGACGAGATCGTCGAGGCCCGGCAGGACACCACCGTGGTCATCCACTCGCTCACCGACGACCGGCGCATCCTGCCGCTGGAGAAGAAGAACGAGGTGGTGAAGGCCCATCCCGACTTCCAGGTCGTGATTTCCTACAACCCCGGCTACCAGAGCGTTCTCAAGGACCTCAAGGAATCGACCAAGCAGCGCTTCGCAGCCATCCCCTTCGACTATCCCGAAGCGGCCGGCGAGGCCGAGATCGTGATGCGAGAGGCCGGCTCCGACAAGCGCACCGCCGAGACGCTGGTGCGCATCGGCGCGCGCTCACGCAACCTCAAGGGCCGCGGGCTGGACGAAGGCGCCTCGACAAGGATGCTCGTCAACGCCGCCTTGCTCGTCGCCGCCGGCGTCCCGATCATGGAGGCCTGCCAGGTCGCGCTCGTGATCCCGATCACCGACGATGACGATCTGCGCGATGCGTTGACGGGTGCCATCGCTGCCTGCGTCTGA
- a CDS encoding purine-cytosine permease family protein, whose amino-acid sequence MSKHSAGSGAAAPADADHVLGEEYEHEPVPMAARRSLFSMVMVWAGFPMIITGAMTGSLLVLGMGFSRALVAMIIGNLIMLAYVGALGLSATRSGMNFALIASRVFGTKGYALASGLLSTLLLGWFAVQTGITGALVASTYGLNYVAMTIVAGLLYIGITFVGVRGLHLIGMVSVPLFFVLGLFVVVHAAGTTSFEAIWNYAGNNGVATMSMGVGLTVVIALFIDAGTVTADFNRWSKTGSHSLIATFSAFPVSNLVAMLVGGIMTAALAVPNANPFGADNMFGYMNKLQIGWLGLLAFLFLYINLGSVCSHCLYNAATGWSRILRSKMRLMAVILGLVGIAIAAGNVWAFFIQWLSLLGIIVPPIGMILLVEAYVLKHGSAAQKEWRTLPFVSWALGAAAGFIVEFYAPQLSTAISAGLVATIAHLVLTSFAAGRAADRAPA is encoded by the coding sequence GTGTCCAAACATTCCGCAGGGTCGGGCGCGGCTGCGCCGGCCGATGCCGATCACGTGCTCGGCGAGGAATACGAGCACGAGCCGGTGCCGATGGCTGCCCGGCGCAGCCTGTTCTCGATGGTGATGGTCTGGGCCGGGTTCCCGATGATCATCACCGGTGCCATGACCGGTTCGCTGCTGGTTCTGGGCATGGGCTTCTCCCGTGCGCTCGTCGCCATGATCATCGGCAACCTGATCATGCTCGCTTATGTCGGCGCACTCGGCCTGTCGGCGACCCGCAGCGGCATGAATTTCGCGCTGATCGCCTCGCGCGTCTTCGGCACGAAGGGCTATGCGCTCGCTTCCGGCCTGCTTTCCACCCTCCTGCTCGGCTGGTTCGCGGTCCAGACCGGCATCACCGGCGCGCTCGTCGCCAGCACTTACGGGCTGAACTATGTCGCGATGACCATCGTCGCGGGGCTGCTCTATATCGGGATCACCTTCGTCGGCGTGCGCGGCCTGCATCTGATCGGCATGGTCTCCGTCCCGCTGTTCTTCGTGCTCGGCCTCTTCGTCGTCGTGCACGCCGCCGGTACGACCAGCTTCGAGGCGATCTGGAACTATGCCGGCAACAACGGCGTCGCGACGATGTCGATGGGCGTCGGCCTGACCGTCGTGATCGCGCTCTTCATCGACGCCGGCACCGTGACCGCCGACTTCAACAGATGGTCGAAGACCGGCAGCCATTCGCTGATCGCGACCTTCTCGGCCTTCCCGGTCTCGAACCTCGTCGCGATGCTCGTCGGCGGCATCATGACGGCCGCGCTCGCCGTGCCGAACGCCAATCCGTTCGGCGCCGACAACATGTTCGGCTACATGAACAAGCTGCAGATCGGCTGGCTCGGCCTCCTCGCCTTCCTGTTCCTCTACATCAATCTCGGCTCGGTCTGCTCGCACTGCCTCTACAATGCGGCGACGGGCTGGTCGCGCATCCTGCGCTCGAAGATGCGCCTGATGGCCGTCATCCTCGGCCTCGTCGGCATCGCTATCGCCGCCGGCAATGTCTGGGCCTTCTTCATCCAATGGCTGTCGCTGCTCGGGATCATCGTGCCGCCGATCGGCATGATCCTGCTGGTCGAGGCCTATGTGTTGAAGCACGGCTCGGCGGCGCAAAAGGAATGGCGCACGCTGCCCTTCGTCTCTTGGGCGCTCGGCGCCGCGGCGGGCTTCATCGTCGAATTCTACGCGCCGCAGCTTTCGACTGCGATCAGCGCCGGTCTCGTCGCCACCATCGCCCACCTGGTCCTGACCTCCTTCGCGGCCGGACGGGCTGCGGACCGTGCACCGGCCTGA
- a CDS encoding nitric oxide reductase activation protein NorD yields MTTTEGRKETVRAFPAEWQGRWSAAHTRIDQAGYGDLMASAYRSAGPIIAARSGPAEAIRLGESVSLTAIRAGRRAACLLVGAALHAAEAARHPSELASWLELIDDIARRAPKVLSAFLQNSSQVLGILGFAGLAVFARMGLDLGRDDARRLAFFSLQSPEARQLLERQHPSTSLPGLLPGLKPYLRALWGISPPIAETPGDAPEAMRRRAGFGGGGIRLPPSYAGFSASDQKQLHRATLAHIGAHHCFTSKQFLAKGLKPLQLALVSLIEDARVERLAVREMPGLFALWRSFHVARPEGAPVAITLMARLARALLDPSYDDPHGWVSKGRALFEEAAAVDIGSQQLSRHIGGLLGNDIGQMRLQFDAKSYVVQPAYRDDGMGLWDFGDDNPEVPYQMQAPAEGARLEQRDSDDGRHEPDPIPDDSSGRAAMVEASEDVAVARYPEFDYVTGRERPDWCTVHEPAVPMASPAALHRAIEQRADLANRLTAIIRSSKVSRQQRVRRQAEGEFLDMDAAIEAVIARRSGQMPEDRLYGRYERRHRDLAVLVLIDTSASTGERVSGRSETVLETERLAVAMLARAMTELGDPFALAAFSSNTRDNIGYQRIKDFAGRYDAAAEGRLAGLQSHHSTRLGAVIRHAGKDLKRQLSYRRLLLIITDGEPHDIDVDDRRYLVEDARAAVHGLRNDGIDVFSIVLDSDAESYAPRIFRRRNCVQLKSIETLPEKLPGLLLRLAV; encoded by the coding sequence ATGACGACGACCGAGGGCCGAAAGGAGACGGTTCGGGCGTTTCCGGCCGAATGGCAGGGGCGCTGGAGCGCGGCCCATACGCGTATCGACCAGGCCGGCTATGGCGACCTCATGGCCAGCGCCTATCGCAGCGCCGGGCCGATCATCGCCGCGAGATCGGGGCCGGCCGAGGCGATCCGGCTCGGCGAATCCGTCTCGCTCACAGCAATTCGCGCCGGCCGCCGTGCGGCCTGCCTGCTGGTCGGCGCGGCGCTGCATGCTGCCGAGGCCGCTCGTCACCCATCCGAGCTCGCATCGTGGCTCGAGCTGATCGACGACATCGCCAGGCGTGCGCCGAAGGTACTGAGTGCCTTCCTGCAAAACAGCTCGCAGGTTCTCGGCATACTCGGTTTCGCCGGTCTTGCGGTCTTTGCGCGCATGGGGCTCGATCTCGGCCGCGATGACGCTCGCCGGCTGGCCTTCTTTTCGCTGCAGAGCCCGGAAGCGCGCCAACTGCTCGAACGACAGCACCCATCTACTTCGTTGCCGGGATTGCTGCCCGGGCTGAAGCCCTATCTCCGCGCGCTTTGGGGCATCTCGCCGCCGATCGCCGAAACACCGGGCGATGCTCCCGAAGCGATGCGCCGCCGTGCCGGCTTCGGCGGGGGCGGCATCCGTCTGCCGCCATCCTATGCCGGTTTTTCGGCGAGCGATCAGAAACAGCTTCATCGCGCGACGCTGGCCCATATCGGCGCGCATCACTGCTTTACCAGCAAGCAGTTCCTGGCCAAAGGCCTGAAGCCGCTGCAGCTCGCCCTGGTTTCGCTGATCGAAGATGCGCGGGTCGAGCGGCTGGCCGTGCGTGAGATGCCGGGGTTGTTCGCCCTTTGGCGGAGCTTTCACGTGGCACGGCCAGAGGGTGCGCCAGTTGCGATCACGCTGATGGCACGGCTGGCGCGGGCCCTACTCGATCCGTCCTACGACGACCCGCATGGCTGGGTGAGCAAGGGCCGGGCACTCTTCGAGGAGGCTGCCGCAGTCGACATCGGCTCCCAGCAGCTCAGCCGCCATATTGGCGGGCTCCTGGGCAATGACATCGGCCAGATGCGGCTGCAGTTCGACGCCAAGAGCTATGTCGTGCAGCCGGCCTATCGCGACGACGGCATGGGACTTTGGGATTTCGGCGACGACAATCCCGAGGTTCCATACCAGATGCAGGCGCCTGCCGAGGGAGCCCGCCTCGAGCAACGCGATAGCGACGACGGCCGTCACGAGCCAGATCCCATCCCCGACGATTCCAGCGGCCGCGCAGCCATGGTCGAGGCGAGCGAGGATGTGGCCGTCGCGCGTTATCCGGAATTCGACTATGTGACCGGGCGCGAACGGCCGGACTGGTGCACGGTCCATGAGCCGGCCGTTCCCATGGCATCGCCTGCCGCGCTGCACCGCGCCATCGAGCAACGCGCCGATCTCGCCAACCGCCTGACCGCCATCATCCGGTCTTCCAAGGTCAGCCGTCAGCAGCGGGTTCGCCGGCAAGCGGAAGGCGAATTCCTCGACATGGACGCGGCGATCGAGGCGGTGATCGCGCGGCGCTCCGGCCAAATGCCGGAGGATCGCCTCTACGGGCGCTATGAGCGCCGCCACCGCGATCTCGCCGTTCTCGTGCTCATCGATACCTCCGCCTCCACCGGAGAACGCGTCAGCGGTCGCAGCGAGACGGTGCTGGAGACCGAACGCCTTGCCGTGGCCATGCTGGCGCGGGCGATGACGGAACTCGGCGACCCTTTTGCGCTTGCGGCATTCTCCTCAAATACACGCGACAATATCGGCTATCAGCGGATCAAGGATTTCGCGGGCCGCTATGATGCGGCAGCGGAGGGCCGGCTGGCGGGCTTGCAAAGCCACCATTCCACGCGGCTCGGAGCGGTGATCCGACATGCCGGCAAGGACCTGAAACGGCAGCTGAGCTACCGCCGGCTTCTCCTGATCATCACCGATGGTGAGCCGCACGACATCGATGTCGACGACCGTCGCTATCTGGTCGAGGATGCGCGCGCGGCCGTCCACGGGCTGCGCAATGACGGGATTGATGTGTTCTCCATCGTGCTCGACTCGGATGCCGAATCCTACGCGCCCCGCATTTTCAGGCGTCGGAATTGCGTTCAGTTGAAGTCGATCGAGACCTTGCCCGAAAAGCTACCGGGCTTGCTACTGCGATTGGCGGTATAG
- a CDS encoding NIPSNAP family protein — translation MTDTVFELRRYTLKPGARETLIRVFDTHLVETQEAVGMSVVCQFRDPAAPDQFVWFRGFADQEARTRALPAFYDGPVWAQHGPAANETMLEWHDVLMLKPATPGSGLDTSGLERLPPSTIDLEDGHNYIVAIHHLAPGAADAEAVLAAKAVADAVGSTGGAVIASLISDRSENGFKQLPVREGECAAVTLVRPAVAQAIPALEAALRAVPVGNGRPPDIARLVPTARSLLR, via the coding sequence ATGACCGACACAGTCTTCGAACTGCGCCGCTACACCTTGAAGCCCGGCGCGCGCGAGACGCTGATCCGCGTCTTCGACACCCATCTCGTCGAGACGCAGGAGGCGGTCGGCATGAGCGTGGTCTGCCAGTTCCGCGATCCCGCGGCGCCCGACCAGTTCGTCTGGTTCCGCGGCTTTGCCGACCAGGAAGCGCGCACCCGCGCCCTCCCCGCCTTCTATGATGGACCGGTCTGGGCGCAGCATGGCCCGGCGGCGAACGAGACGATGCTGGAATGGCACGACGTGCTCATGCTGAAGCCGGCAACGCCTGGCTCCGGCTTGGACACATCCGGCCTCGAACGGCTGCCGCCGAGCACGATCGATCTTGAGGACGGGCACAACTACATCGTCGCCATCCATCATCTCGCGCCCGGGGCCGCCGACGCTGAGGCCGTGCTTGCGGCGAAGGCGGTCGCCGATGCGGTAGGCTCAACCGGCGGCGCCGTGATCGCCAGCCTGATCAGCGACCGCAGCGAGAACGGCTTCAAGCAGCTACCCGTGCGCGAGGGCGAATGCGCGGCCGTCACGCTCGTCCGGCCTGCGGTCGCGCAGGCGATACCGGCGCTCGAAGCCGCCTTGCGGGCGGTTCCAGTCGGCAACGGCCGGCCCCCGGATATCGCCCGCCTCGTGCCGACCGCACGCTCGCTGCTGCGCTGA